The Rhopalosiphum maidis isolate BTI-1 chromosome 2, ASM367621v3, whole genome shotgun sequence genome segment ttataacttaaatttttttccttgCTTTTCTATTGAAAACAGGGtcgtctttaatttttttgaggtCCTGAGGGCCTGAGCAGTGGTATAATTGGGTCCCACAATTTGAACAgagtactattttattaaaacagatAAATAGAGAAGTGATAGATAAGAAAATGTCtagattaatttaactatatttttaattttttagtttgttattattattacttttagcaattaataatattatcctttGATTTTTCtcgaaataagtttatttatcggtaataaatattgattatcggTTGGTTATCTGACAGGAGCTAGGGGCACATGCCTAAAGCGCCCAATGAGAAAGAGGTGCCTGATTGAAAATtgttgtatagttttattattgaaatcattcaattgcaaaatataattttctaagtaCAATATCATAAAGTATGTTAATTTTCTTGAGTCCGGCtggttctatatttattttttattcttgttaACTTGGAAAATGCTCTTTCGGCCGAACAATTAGCCACCAGGATAGTTAAGTATAATCTAAgagcaattaaaatatttgggaGTACTTCCCTACTtccacataataaattaaatttattctattctattttgtatttataacaatattttattataatattaaaatatatttatttaacaatttagctataaatgtattaattattataggaaacaataaaattactatttactaatattatagtatcattGGGCTTAccatatgtttaattttgataataaatatggtaTTTTGCTTTGTTATCAGCTATAGAGTAATTTTCTAATCAAAGACCATAGTAACTCACAGGTAATGCTACTTTATAGATAAAGAAAAACATGTGATAATTGATAACTGTTGcgaatgtataatgtaaggTTCCAACTTCCAATTCCAAAAGAAAATATCGAGGTTTGTTCTCAAaacgcaatattatattgcataatacggtacaatatttgaaaaatttaattcatctcaacttaaaataatgaggATAagcaatgttttaaaaaaatcatgtctGGTTAACCATCAGGtaaagttattagtttattacttatttatactttcAATACTCTAAAAGTCAATGTCAAAAGTAAAATCTTTTaggctttaaattattttataattttattaatgattgtatgtttatacCAGTTTTAAgaagatacatttttagttccGCAGATACGTGGCCACAACTGAAAAACCAAAAGACATTACATCTAATGTTAAAGGTTTGAGTTCCAAGGTTATCATTGCTAACCCGCCAccaggtaaataattatttaaccaatgacaataattttatttgattgaaaatattgactagTATCTATGTATCAGGGGTGTCCATAATGATGCTCAAACATAACTTGAGTTTGTCTCATGCGGctcttatagtaaaattattaactattctaattattttataagcatttctTAAGAGGATGCCAGTGTAGTATTTGTTATCTCTCTCTAACCCACGTGCAACATAGAAAATTTTACGTTCACAAAAAtgactataactatattaatttctcaaattagagtgaaatgacctattataaaattttagaacGTTATCTAGAGCATCTCAtaagcgttttattatatttttattttaaagttatgagtatttgaaaattgtaaattttttatacatcttaaaaaacttatctcattttaaaattaaaatataatttaacgctTATGAGTTGCctagataattttcttaactttaaattctataataggtcatttcactctaatttgagaaattaatatggttatagtCATTTTTGTGAACGTAAAATTTCCTATGTTGCGCGTGGGTTAGAAAGAGATAACAAATACTACGCTGGCATCCTCTTAACAATGTCTTGCTTAGAATTACCATCATAAATTCGTGGGTTCCAAAATTAAGGTCAGTGGCCATCCCTGTTGTATACTATCCATTAGAGAATATAATTACTTTGGGCATATAAATGTGAatcttaagttttttaatagtttatttgaaaaatattaattattccacTTAGTTAGATTTACAGTTGTAAGTGTAAGTAACTAATTTTGGTTACTGTACACTCATATTCTTTAAATGGATAGATAAcctacagtattattattttatctattatattgattttattatatagaacgtGTAAGAAAAGCTGCAGAAAACGGTCCTTACAAGAATCCACAATATTTCAGTTACcacaaaaattcatattttgatgCTGAGATTGAAATGCACAAATACAGATTACCACAACCTTCAAGTTTAAAGTAGAAAATGTAAGATtctctataaaataatgagttatTCTAAGAATTTGAACCGAGTAAGGTGATGTGTACCAGTGCGTGGTTATACTTTGTTAGGAGAGTCAGgacatgcattttaaaattacacagcaagatgattttaaaatgatttaaagataaatttatttactgcaaattattacaacttaactaattaacttataacatAGATTTTCTGTAATAACAAAAGAGGTTCTGCACGCAGCCAGCATGCGTCTATCTTTGTGACTGCGTTACAGACCGTGGCGAAGTGGCCTCTCTGTTCAACGCTCAGGGTGAGAATTGATGGATCAGCAGATATCAGCTTAAGCGTAAGCGTCGGTCTTGCAGTCACATACTCCAGTGTACatatcttattagttattacaaaatgtttacacataataaaagAAGAATGTACTATGCGATTTTAACCACAATTTACAATACCTCGCAACTAacactttttttcaaaaaaaaggttttgataccataaaatagataataatttattttacaaattaagttATGTACTTCAggtcaaaatataattctctCCAAGATTAAAGTTTTTGtgatatcacatattatttcattatgatataaataatatatatctacaacatttatattaatgaataaatatatagataaattctggaattttcaaacaatatttagCTCCtttcataaacaattaattgctTTGTAGTAACATGGTATTGTACTTACAGTTATgaattaggttttttttataatgtattttgtcatttttttttataaaagtaattataaagtttCATACATACTTACAGATTAAAAATGTGATCttgttagaatttttaaaataaattattgtttaaatgtgGTGTCAAGCATACAACCTCTGAAGAAATAAGAAGTAtaagaaattttcaaaaataagatGATCTAAGAAACTTGGCATTTTcaccaatttaatttaattttaactttattttaaaaatgatcctTATTAGGGacaacaaaattacaaacataattatatacaattgccATATTAATAcatggtatttataatatattgtattggattttttttccaGATTCACCATGGTTTTCTATAGAATATTGTTAAGATATGTACCAATGATTACTTTCCCAATAGCTTTTGTGGCTGGTATTATTGGTTACAATATAGAACGTACAATATCTAATGTAGAAACACCATCAAAACCCAGTATTTTAGAAGAAAAACTTAGAAGAAAAGATGATCagaaaattttatacaaagaaCCTCCAGTCTTAGAAAGAAATCTTTCGCCGCCATTAAAAAGAGAACATTAATTTggtcatataaaaatgtttagttgaataattaattttttttttaaataaaatgtatattaaatatttagtttaaccatttatatttctatcattgaaaaaaatgtattttttatgttttctttaagagaaacataatttatacataaaggacactatatttacatttaatggaATATAGATAAGAAACtaggaacataatatattgaaaattggaatccaacaaatatatttttcttcttaagtatgtaaaatatcttaacaaatgttttaaaatgtgtttatgaaattaattaatattttggtgaATAATAGACATCAAGTGGAGATTTTTCAgcctattaacttttaaattttactggtataaataaaaataatacaatacgacACATTGGTGTGGGCAGTTATTTAACAAAGTtgtgcaaaatcatcaaagaGGCACTAGTTTACTCTAaggatatttttcttattatcagGGCTGTTCCAAAGGcacagtattaatatttcagtCTGCAGATTGTgcaaaagcatgttttattaatgaacatattacatatcatataagtgaaaatattttattgttt includes the following:
- the LOC113552768 gene encoding NADH dehydrogenase [ubiquinone] flavoprotein 3, mitochondrial, with the translated sequence MRISNVLKKSCLVNHQFRRYVATTEKPKDITSNVKGLSSKVIIANPPPERVRKAAENGPYKNPQYFSYHKNSYFDAEIEMHKYRLPQPSSLK